One Carassius carassius chromosome 28, fCarCar2.1, whole genome shotgun sequence genomic window carries:
- the pde9ac gene encoding high affinity cGMP-specific 3',5'-cyclic phosphodiesterase 9A, with translation MGSGSSSYAPKTIYLDVDGKVQKVLFSRHCSPCDIKELLCSSSNIPRNTAIMMVNPEGALVSIDPTMPTNTPNSLYKVMPSSTGQLGEKEDMFQNVISQVAEQFSRAFRINELKTEVTNRLAMLEKRVELEGLKVVEIEKCKNDLKKLRDEMTSRAGGRVNCPCKYNFSDNGKKLTPRRDVPSYPKYTLSQETIDALKKPTFDVWHWEHNEMLSCLEYMYHDLGLVKEFNMNPITLKRWLLSIQENYRSNPFHNFRHCFCVSQMMYGIIHLCNLQEMLTLTDLGILMTAAVCHDLDHPGYNNTYQINARTELAVRYNDISPLENHHCAVAFQILSLPECNIFANVDPEAFKQIRQAIITLILATDMARHGEILDSFKHKVDNFDFTNEEHVTCLKMVLIKCCDISNEVRPTEVAEPWVDCLLEEYFIQSDREKSEGLPVAAFMDRDKVTKPTAQIGFIKFVLIPMFETVMKLFPQIEEIMVQPLRDSRDHYEELKQIDDAMSEAQKKKSENMSLGGKKK, from the exons ATGGGGTCTGGCTCCTCCTCCTATGCTCCCAAAACCATCTATTTGGATGTAGATGGTAAAGTTCAGAAG GTGCTTTTCAGTCGTCACTGCAGCCCATGTGATATTAAAGAActgctgtgttcctcctccaaCATCCCTAG GAACACTGCTATAATGATGGTGAACCCTGAAGGTGCACTTGTGTCCATTGATCCCACAATGCCCACCAACACCCCCAA CTCCCTGTACAAAGTCATGCCTTCATCTACTGGCCAGCTGGGAG AAAAGGAAGATATGTTTCAGAATGTAATCTCACAGGTAGCAGAGCAGTTCAGCAG AGCATTCAGGATCAACGAACTAAAAACGGAAGTGACCAACAGACTGGCAATGCTGGAGAAGAGAGTAGAAC TGGAGGGGTTAAAGGTCGTAGAAATCGAAAAGTGCAAAAACGATTTGAAGAAGCTGAGAGATGAGATGACTTCCAGAGCAGGAGGAAG AGTAAATTGTCCATGTAAATACAATTTCTCAGACAATGGAAAGAAATTAACTCCTAGACGTGACGTCCCCAGCTACCCAAAG TACACACTTTCTCAGGAGACCATTGACGCGCTGAAGAAACCAACCTTTGATGTTTGGCACTGGGAACATAATGAA ATGCTGAGCTGCCTGGAGTACATGTACCATGACTTAGGCCTCGTGAAGGAGTTTAACATGAACCCGATTACTCTCAAACGCTGGCTG CTGAGCATTCAGGAAAATTACCGCAGCAACCCGTTCCATAATTTCCGGCATTGTTTCTGTGTGAGTCAGATGATGTATGGCATCATCCACCTCTGCAACCTTCAG GAAATGCTCACGCTGACAGATCTGGGCATTTTAATGACTGCTGCTGTGTGTCACGACTTAGACCACCCTGGATACAACAACAC GTACCAGATCAATGCTCGTACTGAGTTGGCAGTGCGCTACAACGACATCTCGCCCCTGGAGAATCACCACTGCGCTGTGGCCTTCCAGATACTCTCACTGCCAGAGTGTAATATATTTGCAAATGTGGACCCGGAGGCCTTTAAACAGATCCGACAG GCTATCATCACACTGATTTTGGCCACGGACATGGCCCGGCATGGAGAGATTCTGGACTCGTTCAAGCATAAAGTGGACAATTTTGACTTCACCAATGAAGAGCATGTGACTTGC CTGAAGATGGTTCTTATCAAATGCTGTGACATTTCCAACGAAGTCCGGCCTACAGAGGTGGCAGAGCCGTGGGTGGACTGTCTGCTGGAGGAATATTTCATACAG AGTGATAGAGAGAAATCTGAGGGGCTTCCTGTGGCAGCCTTCATGGACAGAGACAAAGTCACCAAGCCCACAGCCCAGATTGGCTTCATTAAATTTGTTCTCATCCCCATGTTTGAAACTGTCATGAAG CTCTTTCCTCAGATTGAAGAGATTATGGTTCAGCCTCTCAGAGACTCACGGGACCATTATGAGGAGCTGAAGCAAATTGATGATGCCATGTCCGAG GCACAGAAGAAAAAATCAGAAAATATGTCATTAGGAGGGAAGAAGAAATAG
- the hepacama gene encoding hepatic and glial cell adhesion molecule a, with protein sequence MKAERQASCKETAAPSAFLLLWLFIFSLAGVCGVNISSPSPLVRGTLGGSALLSVTYTSTSSDQPVIKWQLKRDKPVTVVQSIGTDIIGNLRPEYRGRILLYENGSLLLHHLQLSDEGAYEVEISITDDTFTGERYVNLTVDVPVSRPSVHMVASSVLELTEFFILNCTHDSGTKPTYSWQKGGKSLTNDSRLLLSHDQKVLTISHVVMSDDDVYSCKVENPISSMKSLPVKLTVYRRSSLYIILSMGGIFLLITLVTVCACWKPSKKKRQELAGQSRQDVAEQSNGNHEVDIVPARNYQNRRNPGGLYVLKEMDFPDGTDESSCNYINPTDPLSPPCYPSMASPSVHSPEAYMHSGRRYPRTPVPSPPSTPHLTLTPPHMGSLTHKAHPQILSPSPPHAEQFPIEQENNMHHHSLPR encoded by the exons ATGAAGGCAGAGAGGCAGGCATCATGCAAAGAGACAGCTGCTCCTTCAGCATTTCTTCTCCTGtggcttttcattttttctttggcAG GTGTATGTGGGGTGAacatcagcagtccgtctcctctAGTGCGAGGTACACTAGGAGGCTCTGCTCTTCTCTCTGTGACCTACACCAGCACCAGCTCCGACCAGCCCGTTATTAAGTGGCAGCTGAAGAGGGACAAACCTGTCACTGTGGTCCAGTCCATTGGTACAGACATCATCGGGAACCTGAGGCCCGAATACCGTGGCCGAATCCTCCTGTACGAGAACGGCTCCCTGCTCCTGCATCACCTGCAGCTGTCAGACGAGGGCGCATATGAGGTGGAGATCTCCATCACTGATGATACCTTCACTGGGGAGAGATACGTCAACCTTACTGTGGATG TTCCAGTGTCCAGGCCTTCTGTTCACATGGTGGCCTCGTCCGTCCTAGAGCTGACTGAGTTCTTCATACTGAACTGCACTCATGATAGTGGCACCAAACCCACCTATAGCTGGCAGAAGGGTGGGAAATCTTTGACCAATGACTCGCGTCTGCTGCTGTCACATGACCAGAAGGTCTTGACCATCTCCCATGTTGTGATGTCAGATGATGACGTCTACAGCTGTAAGGTGGAGAACCCCATCAGCAGTATGAAGAGCCTGCCTGTCAAACTCACTGTCTACA GACGGAGTTCTCTCTATATCATCCTCTCCATGGGAGGCATTTTCTTACTCATCACCTTGGTGACTGTGTGCGCCTGTTGGAAACCCTCCAAAAA AAAAAGGCAAGAGCTTGCCGGACAGAGCAGACAAGATGTAGCAGAGCAGAGCAACGGCAATCATGAGG TTGATATTGTGCCTGCTAGAAATTACCAGAACCGTCGGAACCCGGGTGGACTATATGTCCTCAAAGAAATG GATTTCCCTGATGGAACAGATGAGTCTTCTTGCAATTATATCAATCCTACTGATCCCCTCAGTCCACCTTGTTATCCCAGCATGGCTTCACCTTCTGTTCACTCTCCAGAAGCTTATATGCATTCAGGAAGAAGATACCCCCGTACCCCCGTCCCCTCTCCTCCATCAACCCCTCATCTGACTCTCACTCCGCCACACATGGGCAGCTTAACACACAAAGCCCACCCTCAGATACTAAGCCCCTCCCCTCCACATGCAGAACAATTTCCGATTGAACAAGAAAACAATATGCACCACCACAGCCTCCCGCGATGA